A DNA window from Selenomonadales bacterium contains the following coding sequences:
- the citF gene encoding citrate lyase subunit alpha has protein sequence MANKVGRLVPSFVENLGEFEPFAGVFATPPTGRRYAPPLCKPAAGGKKLLSSLRQAILASGLQSGMTISFHHHFRNGDLLVNMVVDEIAALGLRDITLAPSSLQSIHQALIPHIRSGVITAITTSGLRGELAEVLTRESLLKSPVLIRSHGGRARAIESGELKIDVAFLGASAADIYGNMNGIHGPAACGSLGYAMVDAQYADCVVGVTDNIVPYPALPISIPQTQVDFVVQVDKVGDPKGIMTGATRLTRDPLELYIAAQATRVIEASGYFCEGFSFQAGTGGASLAVAKFLKEKMAATGLRGGFSTGGSTGYICEMLKEGYFSAILDTQCFDLAAVESLRTNPRHVEMSASYYANPHAKACTAHITDIMMLAATEIDTAFNVNVLTGSDGIMMGASGGHSDTAAGTKLRLVTAPLIRGRFPIVVDSVHTVITPGECIDVLVTERGIAVNPTQPTLRERLHEAGIATVSIEELQWRAEKLTGKPEPLAQGDELVALVEYRDGTLIDVVRRVL, from the coding sequence ATAGCTAATAAAGTAGGCCGCTTAGTGCCCTCATTTGTCGAGAACCTAGGGGAGTTCGAGCCCTTCGCCGGCGTTTTTGCCACCCCGCCTACAGGCCGCCGCTATGCTCCGCCTCTCTGCAAGCCTGCGGCAGGGGGCAAAAAGTTGTTGTCGTCCCTGCGCCAAGCCATCCTAGCGAGTGGGCTTCAAAGCGGCATGACCATCTCCTTTCATCACCACTTCAGGAACGGCGACCTGCTCGTCAACATGGTCGTAGACGAAATCGCCGCACTCGGCCTTAGGGACATTACACTTGCGCCAAGCTCCCTGCAGAGCATTCACCAGGCACTCATCCCCCACATTAGGAGTGGCGTCATCACTGCCATCACTACCAGCGGCCTGCGCGGCGAGCTAGCCGAAGTCCTAACGCGCGAGTCCTTGCTTAAGTCCCCGGTTCTCATTCGCTCACATGGGGGCCGTGCGCGCGCGATCGAATCTGGGGAACTCAAGATAGACGTAGCCTTCCTAGGCGCGTCGGCGGCAGACATATACGGCAACATGAACGGCATCCACGGGCCCGCGGCATGCGGCTCTCTAGGCTACGCCATGGTAGACGCGCAGTACGCAGATTGCGTAGTCGGTGTGACGGATAACATCGTCCCTTATCCCGCGCTTCCCATCAGCATTCCGCAAACGCAAGTAGACTTCGTAGTGCAGGTAGACAAAGTTGGCGACCCCAAGGGGATTATGACGGGCGCAACGCGCCTCACGCGCGACCCGCTTGAGCTCTACATCGCGGCGCAAGCTACGCGCGTCATCGAGGCGTCGGGCTATTTCTGTGAGGGGTTCTCGTTTCAGGCTGGCACAGGCGGAGCGTCCCTCGCGGTCGCCAAATTTCTCAAGGAAAAAATGGCTGCAACGGGTCTCCGCGGCGGCTTCTCTACCGGGGGTAGCACCGGCTACATCTGCGAGATGCTCAAGGAGGGGTACTTCTCGGCCATTTTGGACACACAGTGTTTTGACCTGGCCGCGGTGGAGAGTCTGCGCACCAATCCGCGCCACGTCGAAATGTCTGCCTCCTATTATGCTAACCCGCACGCTAAGGCCTGTACCGCTCACATTACCGACATTATGATGCTGGCAGCCACCGAAATAGACACAGCGTTTAACGTTAACGTGCTTACGGGTTCGGACGGCATTATGATGGGGGCCTCGGGAGGCCATTCCGATACCGCAGCCGGGACAAAACTGCGGTTAGTTACCGCGCCGCTCATTCGCGGGCGATTCCCCATTGTGGTGGACAGCGTGCATACCGTCATTACACCGGGAGAGTGCATCGACGTGTTGGTCACAGAGCGCGGCATCGCCGTTAACCCCACACAGCCGACACTGCGGGAGAGGCTACACGAAGCGGGCATTGCGACCGTTTCCATTGAAGAGTTGCAGTGGCGCGCAGAAAAACTGACCGGCAAGCCCGAGCCCTTAGCACAAGGCGATGAACTGGTGGCACTAGTCGAGTACCGCGACGGCACGCTAATTGAC